TGACCTAGTGTTGTACAAACATGGAATTGGAACTGCCTGAGTGAGGAGATGTAGTAGTTCAGACCCACAcgcctccagcctggccctaaGGCTCACGGGGATGGAGGGAAGTTTCCACCCTGCTAATGCAGAGTCTCTGTAGGTTGGTTGTTGCAGTTAAGAGAGTTTCTTAAATAAAGCATGTGAAAAAACAAAGTTTAGtgaaacaacaaagaaaaaaataacgAGGGAGGAGTGAGGGGagaagggcaggggagggaaggaggtggaGAAACATGCCAAGTTTTCCTGGccaaaagaaaatcttaatGGGTTTGGCTGGGGGCTTGTCCAGCTGCAGCCATGCTGTTCATGTGTGGGGGGAGAGGCACAGCAATGTGAAACACATGTCTGGATAGAAGCAGCAGGACATGGCTTGTGTTACAGCTGTCACAGTGCACGGGCCTCAGCCTGACTGCAACCAACAGTGGGTGTGGGAATGAAGGTACAAAATAAtccaagagcagagcagctcctctctgcaaGACAGGCCCCTGagcacagagcctgcagtggGCCAGAGACACCCACTGGCCATCAGGGACTGTGAGggaccaggagcagcacccaccCCACAGCTCCATGCAGGCTCTCCCCACTGCCCCGTGCAGCCACAGCTGATGAGCTTCCAAACAATTcctcctgaggcagcagctgctgcagattttgatttttgagCTCTTACACCCCAGTGGCACCTTTAGTAGGATTAGTTCAGGATATTtcaaaaaactcaaaaatgCATGTAATTTAGGAGACTTGTAGATGTGAGATCAAGGACAGGGCACAGAGGTGGCTGTTAAAAGGTGGAGGAGTTTCCAGCACTCTTGGGGCCTCCAGATGCTGGTCCTCAAGCACCAACTACTGATAGATCCCACTATGTTTGTGAAGTCACTAAAAGGCTTTCACAGGCACACAGCTACTTCTCAGCCACCTTCCTGGGAAATGGATATTTTGCTAATATTAGAATAGACTTTCAGGCTAGATTCAAGCATCACAACCCAAAAAAAGTTCTCTTGTAGAAGAGCTACaggcttatttttaaaattgaccttttcctttcattggATGGCTCAGTGTTTTGGTTTCCCCACTTAAAAATTTTCTAGTAGTGAGGAATTATCTCATGGGGTTTTGTGAACATATTTGTGGGATGGACTGGAGAAAACCAGGGTGATCTGCAGAGGTGTAAAGACTCCCAGCTCAGTGCCCCAGTGGGTACCTCTGCTACTGAAACTGGGAATTCAGTGCCTTTTTACATTAATCTAATATTAGGTTGTAGGGAAGAGAAGGCACATTTACAGTGCTGCCTCAAAACCCATCTCCAAATAGTGGGTGGTAGAGATGACAGGGTATTCCAGCCAAAGGGTGacccaggcagggcagcttTAAAATCTCAGGAATGCGTGGCCTTCTGTTCCAAACCAACTGACAAAGTCCCAGCTTTTCTCCCATGGCATTGAGCTACAATTTACCAGTTTGGGTGTGTGCTGTTCAAGGGCTGAATTCTCTTGATACTGCAAACTATTTTCATCTGCTTGGGAATGAATTATAGGTCTGTCTGGCTCTGTGCACtcctgttttaagaaaaaatgggCTTGTCTGAACTATAGTTAAGATTCACATGGCTGGTCAACTGCAGTCATGGCAGCAAACACTGCATTAACAATGATGAGGGAAAACCATGCACTGATAATACAACTGCATTTCTATGGCCCTTTTCATCTCAGCAGTACACTAAAAGCTTAGAACAATAAACAATGATGCAGGAATTATGACACGTTATGCCAAAATGTATCCACACTGTAGGCACACCTAGCAACCCAGCATTGTTTGAGAACAGGAAGCACTGCAGACCTTATCCATATAAAATCAGAAGGACATTTCAGGGACCAAGAACAAAGCTGGTACGTTTTGAAACTGGCCAagccttcattttctttaaaaagtggCCAAGTACAGTCAGAGCTTATTTTAAGAGTTTTAGACCAGAATAAAAAGCATCCCCTCCCCTTCGCCTGCTCAGCACCCTCCTTCCATGAGGTTGGGCTTGCCTTGTAGGATTTCTTACCAGATAAGCCCCCACAATCCATACAGGCTTCCCATCTCTGTACAGGTCCAATTTCAACCAATTTATTGGACTAGTCTGAGTAAGAACAACACAACATTTGCTTCTTCAAAGCCCCCGTCTTAAGGAAGAGCCAAGGCTGCAATGAGAATGTTGCCCTGGCATTCTACATGATGGGAACATCAGGAAGGTTCTGCTTGGTGAGATCTCTGGAGCACTCTTGCTGTGGGCAGTGGAGGAGAGCCAACTCACTGTCACTGGGACTTGCTGCATTAGGACTACAGGCATTGGCAGCTTCTTGTgcccccccaaaattcccacttCCAAAGCTTTATCTCCACTTTTAGGTTACTAGAACAACAAACCCATGCAAGCACAGTAAACCAAATGGATCAGGATTATGGCAAGAACAGTATAAGGTGCGTGGTTGGGTTAGGAGCAAACAAGAGTGGAAACCACACTTTCATTTACATTGATCCTAAACAGGCTGAGTGAACAAAGTGTATAAAGTACTGAGCAAAACAATGGACAGTTCACTTTGTAActgcagcaaaaccagggaCTTGTTGCCTTTCTATCTAAAGATTTCCAAGCATGCTGGAAACTTGGACTCACAACAATTAACAAACAAATCTCTGATGTGGTTCCATGTTCCGCTGTCTTGCAGTGGTGAAGTCACCCAACAGTGGGACGTGATGACTTACCCAAACTCACACAACAAGGGAGCATCACTGGCAGGCCAGGGAGACTGCCTGTATTTACTAACTTCCAGTCCTGGGGCTAAACCACAAACTTAAATTTGTGCTTTTTGCACTAAAAAAGGCTGCTCAAATACCCCCAGGGCTATGTGTAAACAAGTAACTCACTCTCAGCAGTAAATTTCAGCTCACCCACTCCCTACAGTTCACCTTTGGATGCAGCTGTGTCCACACACAGATCAGGAcagaccaaaaaacccaaatgtacagcaaaaattcaaaaccaaaatgtacAGCAATTTCAAAAGACTCACAGCAGCCTCACCAGCTTCAGGCAGACACAGGGATGTGAGACCCCACTGTACATGGTCATCTCAAAGctctttttcctggaaaaagaaGCCTCCATATGCAGCCAGttcacagcagaaagaaaccTTGATGGAGGCTTTTCTCTTGAATGTCTAGATTGAGGCTTTTTAATGGCTTTATTCTCCAAGGGGCTAAGCAGCCAACTTCTTTGAGTGCTTCAGCATGGCATGAGTCCATTAAAACAACTCAGAAAGATAATTTCAGTGCTATTATGGCAATTTTCACAGCTTTCTTCAGTGGGCACAGCAAGATGAGTCTGCATTAGTGCTTTCTGGGAATCTAAATCTATGTAAGTCCTAAACACAGGACATGTACTTAGGTTTTCCAGGGTCATGTAATCcttgcagctgagcagcacaccTGCAGCTGTTTGCCATTCCCCTGCATcatttctgtgctctgtcctTTCAACCAAGGCTAATAACTCATGGCACATGGCAGAATGGGcctttttttcatcaaaaccaaataaacccaAATTAAATGATTTGTTTTATTCCCTCCCCCTGTTGGGCCTTGCAACATTAGAGGAGGGCAGAAAGGTTCCACTGGCATCACTGACTggatgaattatttttcaagtcAAAACCATGAATTTCAGGCTGccaccccatcccagcaggatgtCACAAACTGTTACTTTCTTTTCTATGTGAGATTCGTATCTTGTCTCTCTTCATCTGCTTTTCACTTCATTTGAGCTCTAACTACAGCTGTGGAGCAAAATTTCCTGACATCAGTCTGACAATGTGCTATGAAGATCACATTGCACGGTGGTCATTCAGGATTTTTTCCATGACATGGATGAGTtacatcagctctgctgccctaCAGCCAagtctcctctgctctggagggTTCCCATCCTCAGTGGGTGAAGTTTTGAGGAAGGATAGTGATGAGCAAGAAGAAATTCCCAATTGAGGGAAACACTGGCAGACAATTATGTTTGCTCCAAACCCCTGAGAATCTCTGAGGTACTAACTCGAGTGGCTCTTCCAGGCTCTAAAACAGCACTCCAGGCCTAGAAAGTAAACTGTCAGTTAAAGCCCACAACCTTAACTTGCAAACTTCTTAAGACCTCCCTATTTCAATAATAATCATCATAGTTACTGCTTCAACAGAATATCCTGCACCACCTGGCCTTTACTACTGTTGGTGACTGGAAGATTATTTGAACACActataataaaacaaaaggaattaattCTCACAGCTCCACTCTGTTATTGTAATTAATGTCATCACTTTGTGTTGTAAATGAGGCAGATGCATAAGACAACTGGTTTAACTCACGCTATCCTTACCCTTGTGCTAATCTCAAGGGTAAAATCTTGGTTCCACTGAAATCAATTGGAAAAAGGTCACATCAAAACTAGTCCTGAACAAAGATTTTACATCACAAGTAGAATGGAACATACAAAAGTCCATTAATGTAACTGGCTTTCTTGgaggagttttatttttttcctttaagaattATTTCATTCTTCACCCTTTTACCttgctgcagaagcagaaatCCCAAAGCAGAGAGTCCTTGAAGCAGCAGAAAGTGCAGTGAATCAGAAAAACATTTGCTTCCTCACGCGTAGATTGGAGActgcaccaccaccaccatcaaaCTTTGTCCCTGATGTAATTCAGACCAAGGTAAACAAGCAACATTCCTTGCAAGTTTTAGAATAAAAActccttccctcagctccagaTCAGGTACCATGAGCAGAGTGGAATGTCCATTACAGAGACAGACTTGATCATTTTTGATTAAGCACTTTGCTAATGCACATGGAGTTCTACAATCCTGATCAGTAATTTTACCCTGTATAACCAAATTTCACAAGCCTGGCTCTTATACCTGTTGCTTCTGGTGCAACCCAAAGCAGGGCATGGAAGTTTACAGCAAATTCATTATTAGGAGAGCTTCTGGACAGGCAGAAACACCTCCAAAGGGAACAAACATTTTCACAATGTTAAAgccagaaattttattttttgaatctttttcttctagagccaagaacagaaaacaaatcattTCACCTCTGCCTCTTTCACCATCTCTtagaatggaaacaaaattgaAAACCTGTTGACACAGAATCCTGCAGCACTAAGGATAAAGCCGCCGTTTCTGGAGAAGCTCACTTGGGGTATGCAATCATCTGGAAAGAAGTATTTAACCCTAGTCTCAAAAGGTGACCTTTTCAGGTCAAAAgaccacagctctgcctccttccTGAATTGCAGTGATCTTTCTGTGGATGTGGATTTTCCATCCACCCCCATTTCTAAGAAACCAGCCGGTTCCAATTTTTATTCCTTAGCTTGGatttaaaagaacaaagaaagcCCTTTTTGAATTGCATAAACATACAAAACTAATTTAACTTGGCACTGTAGTACTTAAGCCCAGCATGCAAAGAAACAGCCAAGGTCTCTCTGTCCTCAGTGTGTTTAGAAAAACTGAACTCCAAGCATCCATTTGTTTGAGTAACCAAGCCAGATGTTCAATAAGGAACTAGCTGGTTTGTTCTGGAAATGCTGTCTTGGTCACTTGGCTTTGTGTTATCACCAAGATCAGGATATTAAATTGCAATGTTTAAGTCCCAAACCCCAGTGCTGCTTGTTACAACACACACAAACCAGTACATTTTCAAATAATAGTGAAATAAGAGTTATAACCCATTCAAGTGTTGACCTGTCTAAGCACTTGTTTTAGGTGGAACTATGGatatttctcaaaaatatcCAGTTCCAGTTCTGACTGAAGCAAAATTTCAAGATCCATAAGTCTCATGCCAGCTAGTTTGTTGCAATGCCTCCTAAAATCTTGCTCACGGTGTAAAAGAACAGCAAATATTGATGACAAAACTGAGGCCCTTAACTTTACTAGACTAATAATGTTTTCAGTAATGATAGCTCCTGATGATCACTCTGGGAATAAAGAAGGCCTAAGATTGCTGAGTAGGACAGGAGGGATTAGCTCCACAGGAGAGATATCTCCCTGACAGATCCAGGGGCTTTTGCTTTGCTCATCATCAGCAGTGATGGGTGGAATCCACTGTTCAATTCATATATTGCTCCGTGgcctaaaatttaaaaaaaccctaaatttagttttctttataaaattgCATTAATCTGTGAGAACTTGAAAAGCATCCAGCTGTCCCTAGTGAATGCAGACTTTTAGCATCACATACAGTAAAACTGGTTAATAAAAGATTATTAATGCTATGTATGTATTGAGGTGTTGAGGTACAtgcctttgtttttaaaggggGTTCTGTAGCTCAAAGTGCAAGAAGCCTTCAAGGGAGTCTACTTTGTGTTACTCAGTAACAAACAACTGAGTGGAGTTCAGCATTCAAGTTGGGTTAGAATTGCATTTGTTTCTGGAAGGACAGGTCAgcacaactggaaaaaaaagtgggtgACAGCCAAGGACAGGCACTGTCCAGTCTAACTCAGTGCCTGCTGGAAGAAGTGTCCTTGTAGAAGAAACACCATTTGGACTTTGCTTAACAGTAGTTGACAAAAACACCCTTGAAGCtggattttgaaattaaaacagtGCCAGAACACGTAGACAATTAATAGTTCTCCACCTTAGCTACTGGGAACAAGGACTGAGACCAGATAAACTTGTTTTCCTTGTGATCACCGGCTGTATAAGAAGGCTGGCAGCTCCCTAGCATTAGTCAGTGAAAAGGTTTATTCTCTGTTTGGTTCTCCTGCAGCATAAAGCCTGGAGAGGTTGTGACAGAATGTCTTCTGAAGGCTTTCTGAAGGAAGTTCAAGCCATTGGTGAGAAGTTTCTCCTTAAGCTCCAGAAACTGCCCAAGGCTGAGCCAGTGGAGATTGTCAGCTTTTCTGTGGTTCTTCTGTTTATTGGTGAGTTTGTGGTGGAGGCAAAAGGGTGTCAGaatttctctcctctcctttggGGGCAACTTGCTCCACAGGGTTGGTGGTGTTGGCTGTTGTTTTCTAGGCTGTGCTCTAAAGCCCAGGTTAATTCATAGACAATTTTTTAACACTCAACATGTACCTCTACATGGTTGCAGGGCATGACAGGAAACACTACAGCTTTCCCCAAAGCTCCCATTTTAAACATTAGTTAAATCAGCAATATTTTAACCAACCTAGAGCTGTTGTAATGTTTTCATGCATAGGAGATAGTTTATGGCAAATGGTACTAGAGCATCTCCCTGCCGCAGAAGACACTTAAGAGGGGCTCTGAGTGTCCTTCCTGTATTGGCTCAGTGGAAGCCAAATAATACTTCAGATGAGTCTACTTATTCTCCTCTGGAAACGGCAAgattccctcctgctgctctgtgtggggATGGCATGGAAGGCAAAACAACTGGATCAAGAACTGTTGGATCAAGGAGGATGAAGTTTGTTTATACAATGGGAAAATAAGCAGGAAGGAAGACAGGCCCTGCTCCTCAAAGACAGGGCTTGCTCCCGGCCAAAAGGAAGGGTGTGTGTTCAGTTGGACActcctccctgggctggaaTTCACAGTGTCACACCTGCTGCTTTATTTGGTTCATCCCTACAGCTGGTTCCCCACAGGTCAGGTTACCTGGCAGCCCAGGTCCAGGCTTTAAAggaacacatgcacacacagaggcatGCACACACTCTTGCATGTTCTACGGGATGGAACACGTCATCCTTTTCTACTCCAGATAAACTAACAcatccctgccagcaccagccaTCCTGGCTAGAGTAGAGGACAGTAAGTTAGCCCGCTGTTCTGTGAAACAAACCCCCGCATTTGAATTATCTTATTTTTTCAAGCTAGATACAGAAGAATAAGGCCAACCCACTCATGAGTCTCTATGCTTAAAGAGTATGCTGAACTCACTCTTCAGAAATACAACTGCCAGTTTGAGTAACGCAACTCCCTCAAGGTCGGTTACTCAAAAATCCAAAGCTGGATTTTCGTCCTTTCCAGGCACATGGCTGTGCTTAGGTACTGCATGTCAGCTCCCAAACAACAGCCCATTAAGTgggtaaaaaaaccctcacatgGTTTGGAATGTAGCTCTTAAGATCTTGAAATGCCTGGTAATGATTGTCCAGattaaatggaaaacaaatacaaaggAACAGGAACTTAGGAGGAGGAAGATAGGGATATAGGGCAAAAAAAGTTCTCAAGAAACCCGGCTTTGCTC
This window of the Motacilla alba alba isolate MOTALB_02 chromosome 18, Motacilla_alba_V1.0_pri, whole genome shotgun sequence genome carries:
- the SMIM5 gene encoding small integral membrane protein 5; this encodes MSSEGFLKEVQAIGEKFLLKLQKLPKAEPVEIVSFSVVLLFIVTVLVLTIIACSCCCCSCCGCDGRPDPRRKKSQISPAAHS